In Flavobacterium cerinum, one genomic interval encodes:
- a CDS encoding DUF4134 domain-containing protein has product MILTLLLITSGVITAYAQDGIAGINQANQQVRSYFAAGTNLMYAIGALLGLIGAIKVYQKWNAGDQDTGKVAAAWFGSCVFLVVVATVIQSFFGV; this is encoded by the coding sequence ATGATATTGACCCTATTATTAATTACTTCAGGTGTCATTACTGCCTATGCGCAGGATGGTATAGCCGGAATAAACCAAGCCAACCAACAGGTACGAAGCTATTTTGCCGCAGGTACCAATCTAATGTACGCCATAGGGGCTTTACTGGGTTTGATCGGGGCAATCAAGGTTTACCAGAAATGGAATGCCGGGGATCAGGATACGGGCAAGGTTGCAGCCGCCTGGTTTGGCAGCTGTGTATTCCTTGTAGTGGTTGCGACCGTGATACAATCATTCTTCGGGGTATAA
- a CDS encoding helicase-related protein yields MAYNISKKLAGNITAIKIALAWDGQRTLTGEDIEQLRKYAGFGGIKVILYPPTTKEEWNVLGATQNDLKYFDQICELHNLLREQFDETEYRNIVNSLKESVLTAFYTPEVVPRVLFEVMHQNEVRPKRIYDPSAGSGIFVDGAIKAFPNLEHITAVEKDLLTGKILGAINFHHGVESQTHVCGVEEAPANDNGTYDLVVSNIPFGNFKVYDPQIRNSDLTGRIHNYFFAKGLDKLAEGGLMAYITTDAFLNTPSNMEVRKYLFERADFVALAVMPDNLMLETGNTEAPNHLLIVQKNSNKEALSQEERQLIVSDKVQGTTGSYYQNAFISENLEELRVGDQMQEGSNQYGKTSMCFTQSGDIASIEKTLNEVLDLGFLRWEGLDRFKASLDKIPKVEVKESRGKFTYLPMPENGNNQFVGQLGLFDMVPADNINRASAYINVLDETVVDKQSARLISTLRTTDNRSHEAAVLIAAKDNKGRYLFKLYSNVKELNNFSANWMVGGLVNHEMRSLSLQLAKFEHSYIYEGDRSLEHFFAVQQNPASFFFTPIKPFYQDGILVSSAGNIGILENVNQDHNRANFKDLHLVGNRDFYLHYILLRDNYFALSERELSGEIVDDLFRAKTNETYESFVANYGQLNLPANRKRILEDRAMGHTVLSSLERREGEKFVKSDILTQSIVKIEEQFRTDDPVEALARSLNDTGKVDLDFIRTAMGLSEEGVVLALEQHIYLNPNGNVWETRDKYLSGNVLEKLHEAREAAKLQADNIHYQRSLEAIEAIQPERIPFDLLDFNLGERWIPEAYYSQFADELFDAKTKVYFFQSMDCFKVEVGHNTKVDREYAIFPKSGRTMYGYTLLEHALENTAPFFTYEVKTIDGTVRLPDNDAIQIAHQKVEQIRNNFISWLGELPDEKKKELEDLYNDTYNCYVLREYDGSHLNFPGLDRKALGIDDLYSSQKDAVWRIMQNRGGLIDHEVGLGKTLTMIVASQEMKRLGIVQKPVIAALKANVGDIAETYRKAYPKARILYPSDGDFEPKNRVRLFHEIKNNNWDCVIMTHDQFGKIPQSLEIQMEILENELDNIERDLDTVKSIGGDISKKMLKGLEIRKKNQAIKLKEVQDRIMSKKDEGIDLKTMGVDHALVDESHKFKNLTFTTRHNRVAGIGNMEGSQKALNMLFSVRQFQKMYNSDLCATLLSGTPISNSLTEMYLIFKLQRPREMRRLGIENFDAWAAVYAKKTTDFEFSVTNEIVAKERFRHFIKVPELAMFYNEITDYKTAKHINLDRPEIDEVLVNIKPTPEQDDFIVRLMEFARTGDGTLIGRGALSDSEDKGRMLLATNCAKKMAVDMRLIDEDLYSDHPNNKINTAARNIAEIYRESTVHKGTQIVFCDIGTPKPGQFNVYDELKDKLLRDFDIPAHEITFIHDSDWDGSKKKNLFRKMNDGDIRVLIGSTEKAGTGLNVQRRIVAMHHLDIPWKPSELDQRNGRGARQGNIIARDFYNNKVRNFIYATEKSLDNYKFNLLKNKQTFISQMKNCELSVRTIDEGAMDEKSGMNFSEYIAILSGDTSLLEKTKLEKKVAVLEGLKTSHFRELSRHRTSLESLTKEQGKDIETYEKLSADLVFYQKQLQFEKDGSKANLIQMVGLKTNDAEIIGAHVIDLYKNWKPKTGDPDVQKIGSLYGFDLYIRRQEDFFADNVREAFTVNFFAQRGSDGIKYTYNQGHPNVDNDKIAARHFLNAIDRVENLSSKYERELRKYEEEIPKLKQLCSRAFLQDNELQTLKMELSNIEREIAININRKRLAENGIVEEAMVVETDKTEQHAQKAQVMNVVTGQQQQRIGQRVRF; encoded by the coding sequence ATGGCTTACAATATATCAAAGAAGCTGGCGGGTAATATCACCGCCATCAAAATTGCTTTAGCTTGGGATGGGCAAAGAACTTTAACAGGGGAGGATATTGAACAACTGCGTAAGTACGCGGGTTTTGGTGGGATAAAGGTAATCCTGTATCCACCGACAACAAAGGAAGAATGGAATGTACTTGGCGCAACACAGAATGACCTCAAATATTTTGATCAGATCTGTGAGCTGCATAATCTTCTAAGGGAACAATTTGATGAAACGGAGTACCGGAATATTGTCAACTCGTTAAAGGAAAGTGTTTTGACAGCTTTTTATACCCCTGAAGTAGTTCCCCGTGTACTATTTGAGGTGATGCACCAAAATGAGGTTCGTCCAAAGAGGATTTACGATCCATCTGCGGGATCGGGTATATTTGTGGATGGGGCGATAAAAGCTTTTCCGAATCTTGAGCATATAACAGCAGTTGAAAAGGATCTGCTCACCGGTAAGATTTTGGGCGCTATCAATTTCCATCACGGTGTCGAAAGTCAGACACATGTCTGTGGAGTAGAAGAGGCACCGGCTAATGACAACGGCACCTATGATCTGGTGGTAAGTAATATTCCTTTTGGAAATTTTAAGGTGTATGATCCGCAAATCCGAAATAGTGATCTCACTGGTCGTATTCACAACTATTTTTTTGCTAAAGGCTTGGATAAGCTTGCCGAAGGTGGGCTGATGGCTTATATCACAACGGATGCTTTTTTAAATACACCTTCCAATATGGAAGTTAGAAAATACCTCTTTGAAAGGGCTGATTTCGTTGCCCTTGCGGTAATGCCCGATAACCTGATGTTGGAAACCGGTAATACCGAAGCACCTAACCATTTGTTAATCGTTCAGAAGAATAGTAATAAAGAAGCATTATCACAAGAAGAGCGGCAGCTTATTGTCAGTGATAAAGTTCAGGGTACTACCGGTTCCTATTATCAAAATGCATTCATTTCCGAAAACCTGGAAGAATTGAGAGTAGGTGATCAGATGCAGGAGGGAAGTAACCAGTACGGAAAAACTTCAATGTGCTTTACCCAGTCCGGTGATATTGCAAGTATAGAAAAGACACTGAATGAGGTGTTGGATCTTGGCTTTTTAAGATGGGAAGGTTTAGATAGATTTAAGGCATCCCTTGATAAGATTCCTAAAGTTGAGGTAAAGGAATCCCGAGGGAAATTCACCTATCTACCGATGCCGGAGAACGGCAATAATCAATTTGTAGGACAGTTGGGATTATTTGATATGGTTCCGGCGGATAACATTAACAGGGCATCCGCGTACATTAATGTTTTGGATGAAACTGTAGTCGATAAACAGTCGGCCAGATTGATTTCGACTTTAAGGACAACAGATAATCGTAGTCATGAGGCAGCCGTTTTGATTGCTGCTAAAGATAACAAGGGGAGGTATCTTTTCAAGTTGTACTCAAACGTTAAAGAGTTGAATAATTTCTCGGCCAACTGGATGGTTGGCGGATTGGTGAACCATGAGATGCGCAGTCTTTCCTTGCAGCTTGCCAAATTTGAGCATTCCTATATATATGAAGGGGATAGGTCTTTAGAGCATTTTTTTGCCGTACAACAGAATCCGGCATCGTTTTTTTTTACTCCAATTAAACCGTTTTACCAAGATGGCATACTGGTCAGTTCCGCAGGAAACATTGGTATTTTGGAAAATGTCAATCAGGATCACAACAGGGCTAATTTCAAAGACCTTCATTTGGTGGGGAACAGGGATTTTTATCTGCATTACATATTATTAAGAGATAATTATTTTGCCCTTAGTGAGCGGGAGCTTTCGGGAGAGATTGTAGATGATCTGTTCCGTGCCAAGACTAATGAGACTTATGAAAGTTTTGTTGCCAATTATGGTCAGCTTAATCTTCCTGCTAATCGTAAACGTATCCTGGAAGACAGGGCAATGGGACATACTGTACTTTCCTCATTGGAACGTCGGGAAGGAGAAAAGTTTGTAAAGTCAGATATTCTAACCCAATCAATCGTTAAAATTGAAGAGCAGTTTAGAACCGATGATCCTGTAGAAGCTCTTGCCCGTAGTCTTAATGATACCGGAAAAGTCGATTTAGACTTTATAAGAACGGCAATGGGGCTTAGCGAAGAAGGGGTGGTTTTGGCTTTGGAGCAGCATATCTACCTGAATCCAAATGGTAATGTATGGGAAACAAGGGATAAGTATCTAAGCGGTAATGTTCTGGAAAAACTTCATGAGGCCAGAGAAGCCGCAAAGTTACAAGCGGATAATATTCACTATCAAAGAAGTCTGGAAGCTATTGAAGCGATCCAGCCGGAACGAATACCCTTCGACCTTTTGGATTTTAATCTTGGTGAACGATGGATACCGGAAGCATATTATAGCCAATTTGCCGATGAGCTTTTTGATGCGAAAACTAAAGTCTACTTTTTTCAGTCTATGGACTGCTTCAAGGTTGAGGTCGGTCATAATACCAAGGTTGACCGGGAGTACGCTATTTTTCCTAAGAGCGGCAGGACAATGTACGGCTACACACTTTTGGAGCATGCCCTTGAGAACACGGCACCTTTTTTTACCTATGAGGTGAAAACCATTGATGGAACTGTTAGGTTGCCTGATAATGATGCCATACAGATTGCACACCAGAAAGTCGAGCAGATAAGGAACAATTTTATCAGTTGGCTTGGTGAACTTCCCGATGAAAAGAAAAAGGAACTGGAAGATCTGTATAACGACACCTACAACTGCTATGTGCTAAGGGAATACGACGGAAGCCATCTCAATTTTCCGGGACTTGACAGAAAAGCGTTGGGAATTGATGATCTGTACAGTTCACAAAAAGATGCTGTATGGCGTATTATGCAAAACCGTGGAGGACTTATTGACCATGAAGTGGGACTTGGTAAAACGCTAACTATGATCGTTGCCAGTCAGGAGATGAAACGATTGGGCATCGTTCAGAAACCGGTTATTGCCGCACTGAAGGCCAATGTTGGAGATATTGCGGAAACCTATAGAAAAGCCTATCCAAAAGCAAGGATTCTATATCCGAGCGATGGCGATTTCGAGCCGAAAAATCGGGTAAGACTGTTCCATGAAATCAAGAACAATAATTGGGATTGTGTTATCATGACCCATGACCAATTTGGAAAGATTCCTCAAAGTCTGGAAATCCAAATGGAAATTTTGGAGAATGAGCTGGATAATATTGAGCGGGATCTTGATACAGTCAAGAGTATTGGTGGTGATATTTCCAAGAAAATGCTGAAGGGGTTGGAGATACGAAAGAAAAACCAGGCAATTAAGCTTAAGGAGGTACAGGATCGTATAATGAGCAAAAAAGACGAGGGTATTGATTTAAAGACTATGGGAGTGGATCACGCATTGGTCGATGAAAGCCATAAGTTTAAAAACCTGACATTCACCACCCGGCACAACAGGGTTGCGGGTATCGGTAATATGGAAGGCAGCCAAAAGGCATTAAATATGTTGTTTTCTGTACGACAGTTTCAAAAGATGTATAATTCGGACCTGTGCGCTACCTTGCTTTCGGGGACTCCTATTTCAAATAGTTTAACTGAAATGTACCTGATATTCAAGTTGCAGCGTCCGAGAGAGATGCGACGCTTGGGGATCGAAAATTTTGATGCATGGGCGGCAGTTTATGCCAAGAAAACGACAGACTTTGAATTTAGCGTAACCAATGAGATTGTGGCCAAGGAACGTTTCAGGCATTTTATTAAGGTTCCGGAACTGGCTATGTTCTATAATGAGATTACAGATTACAAGACCGCAAAGCATATCAATCTTGATAGACCGGAGATTGACGAGGTACTGGTCAATATCAAGCCAACTCCGGAACAGGATGATTTTATCGTAAGACTGATGGAGTTTGCCCGTACCGGTGATGGTACGTTGATCGGTCGTGGAGCACTTAGCGATTCCGAAGATAAGGGCAGAATGCTTCTGGCCACAAACTGTGCAAAGAAAATGGCCGTTGATATGAGGCTTATCGATGAAGATCTTTATAGTGACCATCCCAATAATAAGATAAATACCGCGGCACGTAATATTGCGGAGATTTATAGAGAAAGTACCGTACATAAAGGAACCCAGATTGTATTCTGTGATATCGGTACGCCAAAGCCCGGGCAATTTAATGTCTATGATGAGCTAAAGGATAAATTGTTACGGGACTTCGATATTCCCGCACATGAGATAACCTTTATCCACGATTCAGATTGGGATGGTTCAAAGAAAAAGAACCTGTTCAGGAAAATGAACGATGGGGATATCCGTGTGCTGATCGGTAGTACCGAAAAGGCCGGTACAGGGCTGAACGTTCAAAGGCGAATAGTGGCGATGCATCATTTGGATATCCCGTGGAAGCCATCGGAATTGGATCAGCGCAATGGACGCGGAGCAAGACAAGGAAATATTATAGCCAGGGATTTCTACAACAACAAGGTGAGGAACTTTATCTATGCTACAGAAAAAAGCCTTGATAATTATAAGTTCAATCTTTTGAAGAACAAACAGACTTTTATATCACAGATGAAAAACTGTGAGCTGAGCGTGCGCACTATCGATGAAGGGGCTATGGATGAGAAAAGCGGAATGAACTTCTCCGAATATATAGCAATTCTCTCAGGGGACACCTCGCTGCTTGAGAAAACCAAATTGGAAAAGAAGGTGGCGGTTTTAGAAGGATTAAAGACTTCGCATTTTCGTGAACTCAGCCGGCATAGAACCAGTTTAGAAAGTCTTACAAAGGAACAAGGTAAGGATATTGAAACTTATGAGAAGCTTTCAGCAGATTTGGTGTTCTATCAAAAGCAGTTACAGTTTGAAAAGGACGGAAGCAAGGCGAACCTTATCCAAATGGTGGGATTGAAAACAAATGATGCCGAAATAATTGGAGCTCATGTGATTGATCTGTACAAAAACTGGAAGCCAAAAACTGGTGATCCGGATGTTCAAAAGATAGGATCACTATATGGATTTGATCTTTACATCAGAAGGCAGGAGGATTTCTTCGCCGATAATGTCAGAGAGGCTTTTACGGTTAACTTTTTTGCCCAACGGGGGAGTGATGGTATTAAGTACACCTATAATCAAGGGCATCCCAATGTCGATAATGACAAGATCGCTGCGCGGCATTTTCTTAACGCTATTGATAGAGTAGAAAACCTTAGTTCCAAGTATGAACGCGAACTAAGAAAATATGAAGAGGAGATACCCAAGTTAAAGCAGCTATGCTCGCGTGCGTTCTTGCAGGACAATGAGTTGCAAACCTTGAAAATGGAGCTCAGCAATATCGAAAGAGAGATAGCGATAAATATCAATCGTAAACGTCTGGCAGAAAACGGTATCGTTGAGGAAGCTATGGTAGTTGAGACCGACAAAACGGAACAACATGCGCAAAAGGCGCAGGTAATGAATGTCGTGACTGGTCAGCAACAGCAACGCATAGGACAAAGAGTGCGGTTTTAA
- a CDS encoding TerB family tellurite resistance protein, whose protein sequence is MERIFWMLCLFLTGLVKTQAQVAESAQLALNIEKLAQFKQILSDMKKGYQVLSGGYNTIKGISQGNFNIHKVFLDGLMQVSPTVRNYRKVGDIVNFQIMLVQEYNRAYNRFRADGNFTVREIGYLGKVYDNLFKESLRNLDELTTIITAGNLRMSDDERLKGIDAIFSDMEGKLNFLRQFNQNTSVLSLQRAKERKDAESIKKVYGLNN, encoded by the coding sequence ATGGAAAGGATATTTTGGATGTTATGCCTGTTTTTAACCGGTTTGGTTAAGACACAGGCTCAGGTAGCTGAGAGCGCACAATTGGCGCTGAATATTGAAAAATTAGCCCAGTTTAAGCAAATACTTAGTGATATGAAAAAAGGGTATCAGGTGCTTTCGGGAGGTTATAACACCATTAAGGGGATTTCGCAAGGGAACTTCAATATCCATAAGGTTTTTCTTGATGGATTGATGCAGGTCAGCCCAACTGTTCGCAATTACCGGAAGGTAGGTGATATTGTGAATTTCCAAATTATGTTGGTACAGGAATATAACAGGGCATACAACCGGTTTAGGGCTGATGGAAATTTTACGGTAAGGGAGATTGGCTATCTGGGGAAGGTGTATGATAATCTGTTTAAGGAAAGTCTTCGGAACCTTGATGAGCTGACCACAATTATTACTGCCGGTAATCTCAGGATGAGTGATGACGAAAGATTGAAGGGAATTGATGCAATTTTCAGTGATATGGAAGGGAAACTCAATTTTCTTCGGCAATTCAATCAGAATACATCGGTTCTTTCATTGCAACGTGCCAAAGAGAGAAAAGATGCCGAAAGTATAAAAAAGGTTTACGGATTAAATAATTAA
- a CDS encoding TraG family conjugative transposon ATPase, whose translation MEKMLEEILPIMDVEHDCILSKQGDITVAYKVELPEIFTMSDSDYEAFHQAWIKAMKVLPKFTVLHKQDWFIDSKYKADFTREDTSFLSRSSERFFNERPFLDHSCYVFLTKKPKGRKSSSSLFSNLLRRSIVPEETLKLSPLQDFLDACGQFAHILQDSGFVKLLRLKRAQIISSKSDVGIVERYCTLSENRYIKDLDFSDGLKVGDQNCQLYTLGDAVDLPPLCGSRINYDRYSTDRTKFSVGFASTLGQLLSCNHIYNQFVFIDDGQKTLQKLESKRLRLQSLSAYSRENAIARDATNDFLNEAISQQRLPVKAHFNVLVWTDEQEKLKDLKNLVSSALAQMDAVAKQETVGAPQIFWAGIPGNAADFPMNDTFDIFAEQATCFLNLESGYRSSLSPMGIRLGDRLTGKPVHVDISDEPMKMGICTNRNKFILGPSGSGKSFFTNHMVRSYYEQGTHVVLVDVGHSYKGLCDMVKGYYFTYSEENPIRFNPFYIGEGDSLDTEKKESIKTLLLALWKKDDEQFKRSEYVALSNAIGGYYAHLESNSDVFPCFDTYYEFLRDQYREVLTGDKVKEKDFDIDNFLYVLRPYYRGGEFDYLLNATENLDLLQERFIVFELDNIKDHPILFGIVTIIVTEVFINKMRKMKGIRKMILIEEAWKALMKDGFAEYIKYLFKTVRKFFGEAIVVTQEVEDIISSPVVKQAIINNSDCKILLDQSKYQNKFDQIQELLGLTEKEKALVLSVNKANDPTKKYKEVFISLGGVLSKVYRTEVSLEEYLAYTTEQSEKVKLFQHAEKFGGDLAKGIRAMADEIRNNDQNQ comes from the coding sequence ATGGAGAAGATGTTGGAGGAGATTTTACCGATTATGGATGTTGAACATGACTGCATCCTTTCGAAACAGGGAGATATTACTGTAGCTTACAAAGTGGAGCTTCCGGAGATATTTACTATGTCTGATAGTGATTATGAAGCCTTTCATCAGGCGTGGATCAAAGCGATGAAGGTGTTGCCCAAATTCACTGTATTACATAAACAGGATTGGTTTATCGATAGTAAATATAAAGCAGACTTTACAAGGGAAGACACCAGTTTTCTCTCGAGATCAAGTGAGCGTTTCTTTAACGAGCGTCCTTTTTTGGATCATAGCTGTTATGTATTCTTAACAAAGAAGCCCAAGGGAAGGAAAAGCAGTAGTTCTTTGTTTTCCAATTTGCTAAGAAGGAGCATCGTTCCGGAAGAAACGTTAAAGCTCTCACCATTACAGGATTTTTTGGATGCCTGCGGACAGTTTGCACATATCTTGCAGGATAGTGGATTTGTTAAGCTCTTGCGGTTAAAAAGGGCGCAGATCATAAGCAGTAAAAGTGATGTTGGAATCGTTGAGCGATATTGTACACTTTCTGAAAACCGCTATATAAAAGATCTCGATTTTAGTGACGGTCTAAAGGTTGGGGATCAAAACTGCCAGCTATATACCCTTGGTGATGCTGTTGATCTTCCGCCATTATGCGGTAGCCGGATCAACTATGATCGTTATAGTACCGATAGAACCAAATTCAGTGTTGGCTTTGCCAGTACCTTGGGGCAATTGTTGTCTTGTAATCATATCTACAACCAGTTTGTTTTTATAGATGATGGTCAGAAAACACTTCAGAAACTGGAAAGTAAGCGACTGCGCTTGCAGTCCTTATCGGCCTATAGCCGGGAGAATGCCATTGCCAGGGATGCTACGAACGATTTTCTAAATGAGGCTATCAGTCAGCAGCGCTTACCGGTAAAGGCGCACTTTAATGTGCTGGTATGGACGGATGAGCAGGAAAAGTTAAAGGATTTAAAGAACTTGGTTTCTTCAGCACTTGCTCAAATGGACGCCGTGGCCAAACAGGAAACCGTTGGAGCGCCACAAATCTTTTGGGCAGGTATTCCCGGAAATGCCGCTGATTTTCCGATGAACGATACCTTCGACATTTTTGCCGAGCAGGCTACATGCTTTTTAAATCTGGAATCCGGCTACCGCAGTTCGTTAAGCCCGATGGGCATCCGGCTCGGTGATCGTCTTACCGGTAAGCCGGTTCATGTAGATATTTCGGACGAACCCATGAAAATGGGTATTTGCACCAACCGAAACAAGTTTATTTTGGGACCGAGTGGATCGGGAAAAAGTTTTTTCACCAACCACATGGTGAGAAGCTATTACGAGCAAGGGACGCATGTGGTTTTGGTGGATGTTGGTCACAGTTATAAGGGTTTGTGTGATATGGTAAAGGGCTATTACTTTACGTATAGTGAAGAAAACCCTATTCGGTTCAACCCCTTTTATATCGGAGAAGGTGACAGTTTGGATACTGAGAAAAAGGAAAGCATTAAAACTTTATTGCTTGCTCTTTGGAAGAAAGATGACGAACAATTTAAAAGATCGGAGTATGTTGCCCTTTCTAACGCAATTGGTGGCTACTACGCACATTTGGAAAGTAATAGTGACGTTTTTCCTTGCTTTGATACCTATTATGAGTTTTTACGTGACCAATACCGGGAAGTACTTACCGGTGATAAGGTAAAGGAAAAGGATTTCGATATTGATAATTTCCTGTATGTACTACGACCATACTATCGTGGTGGGGAGTTTGACTATCTGCTTAATGCAACTGAAAACCTTGATCTTTTACAGGAGCGTTTTATAGTGTTTGAACTGGACAATATCAAAGATCATCCCATACTTTTTGGAATCGTAACGATCATCGTGACAGAAGTTTTCATCAACAAAATGAGAAAGATGAAGGGCATCCGCAAGATGATCTTGATAGAGGAGGCTTGGAAAGCGTTGATGAAGGATGGATTTGCTGAGTACATCAAGTATCTTTTTAAAACAGTCCGGAAATTCTTTGGCGAAGCAATAGTGGTGACGCAGGAAGTGGAGGACATTATTTCCTCACCGGTTGTTAAACAGGCTATCATCAATAATAGCGACTGTAAAATTTTGCTTGATCAAAGCAAATACCAGAATAAGTTCGACCAGATCCAGGAACTTCTTGGGCTGACCGAAAAGGAAAAGGCTCTGGTATTATCGGTCAATAAAGCCAACGATCCCACTAAAAAATACAAGGAAGTTTTCATTTCCCTTGGCGGTGTATTATCCAAAGTATATCGGACTGAAGTTAGTCTGGAGGAGTATTTGGCCTATACCACCGAGCAAAGCGAAAAGGTGAAGCTATTTCAGCATGCCGAAAAATTTGGGGGTGATCTGGCAAAGGGCATTCGTGCTATGGCAGATGAAATAAGAAATAACGATCAAAATCAATAA
- a CDS encoding DUF4133 domain-containing protein, with the protein MGSSVYKINKGINQSIEFKGLKAQYIWYLGGGIVGLLILYSIMYIIGLPTLVCLVVIGGSGTLLVLQIYRMSSKYGEYGLMKELARKQLPKTVVCRSRKVFMFNSGGKNGIG; encoded by the coding sequence ATGGGAAGTAGTGTGTATAAAATCAATAAAGGGATTAACCAATCGATAGAATTTAAGGGGTTGAAAGCACAGTATATCTGGTATCTCGGTGGTGGGATCGTAGGGCTTTTGATCCTGTACTCGATAATGTATATCATAGGATTGCCGACGCTTGTCTGCCTTGTGGTAATTGGGGGTTCCGGGACATTATTGGTCTTGCAAATATATAGGATGAGCAGTAAATATGGCGAATACGGATTGATGAAAGAACTGGCACGTAAGCAGCTGCCAAAAACGGTTGTATGCAGGAGCAGAAAGGTTTTTATGTTTAACAGCGGAGGTAAAAATGGAATTGGATGA
- a CDS encoding conjugal transfer protein TraI codes for MKKFISMWLVAVIITTTIVPVQPAYAAPGLFGLFGSAVVRAIKAIDLKIQRQQNKVIWLQNAQKTIENTLSKLKLREIADWTEKQKQQYAVYYEELHKVKSVISYYQRIREIMQKQVRMVQEYNRVWGLLNQDDNFTLSEVAYMGQVYTGILEESLKNINQITMVVQSFTTTMSDAKRLEIINAAAEKVDENYNDLRAFNQQNTLLSLQRSKTLAEKDQVKRLYGLE; via the coding sequence ATGAAAAAGTTTATCAGTATGTGGCTGGTTGCTGTGATAATCACCACGACAATTGTACCGGTTCAACCGGCTTACGCCGCGCCAGGTCTTTTTGGACTGTTTGGTTCTGCTGTGGTAAGGGCTATAAAAGCGATCGACCTTAAAATACAGAGGCAGCAGAACAAAGTAATCTGGTTGCAGAATGCGCAGAAGACCATCGAAAATACGCTTTCCAAATTAAAGCTTAGGGAAATTGCCGATTGGACGGAAAAGCAAAAACAGCAATATGCGGTCTATTATGAAGAGCTGCATAAAGTGAAAAGTGTTATCAGCTATTACCAAAGGATCAGGGAGATCATGCAAAAGCAGGTTAGGATGGTTCAGGAGTATAACCGTGTATGGGGCTTACTTAATCAGGATGATAATTTCACGTTAAGCGAAGTGGCTTATATGGGGCAGGTCTATACCGGCATTTTGGAAGAGTCTCTTAAAAATATCAATCAGATCACGATGGTAGTTCAATCTTTTACCACAACAATGAGTGATGCCAAGCGATTGGAAATTATCAATGCGGCAGCGGAAAAAGTAGATGAAAACTATAACGATCTGCGTGCATTCAACCAACAGAATACCCTTCTGAGTCTTCAGCGTAGTAAGACCTTGGCAGAAAAAGATCAGGTTAAAAGGCTATATGGATTAGAATAA